AATATACCATGCAGTACcagtttggacacacctactTTTCAAAGGGTTTGACTATTACACTATTctgcatttcagaaaaacaGTGAAGGCATCAAGatcattaaaataacatttatggAATTAGTGAGCAGAAAtgtgttaaacaaacaaaacttctGTTTTAGAGTTGCTTCAGTGCAGCACACTGTTGGCATTCTTTCAAGCTTCAAACTGCAAACATATACGTGATATTTCCCACGGTGGGATTGTTGTAAGAAATATATTCAgcctatttctagacattttgtacttgttttaaaggggaaccactttgaatgactatCTGGTAAAGTAATGTTAAAAAAGACTCAAGTTAAAGTGACGTAGGCACAAATTTGAACACCCTCGTCTATTTTTtgagtgaaaacaagttaacacactcaaaaatggcatttttaatgcacaatttatttttacatgctgagtttaacattttgtatttatatatacactcactggccactttattaggtacagtacaGTTGCTGACAACACAaagagctaatcagccaatcacatggctgcaactcaatgcatttaggcatgtagaggtggtcaagacaacttgctgaagtgcagaccgagcatcagaatggggaagaaaggtgatttaagtgactttgaacgtggcatggttgttggtgtcagacgggctggtccaagtatttcagaaactgctggtcTGCTgagattttcacgcacaaccatctctagggtttacagagaatggtccgaaaaagagaaaatatccagcgagcggcagttgtgtggacgaaaatgccttgttgatgtgagaggtcagaggagaatgggcagactggttcgagatgataggcaacaggaactcaaccaaccaaaatctctgaggaacgtttcaaacaccttgttgaaagtatgccacgaagaattaaggcagttctgaatacaaggggtccaaccttttactagctaggtgtacctaatatagtggccggtgagtgtacaatggcagaacccttttcggtgctgtatagaaccatatacaacatattctccaacaatctgaagaactatttcatcatgcaaagcaTGAAAGCAGAACCATGCCTTTACTcaataacccttgaagaagcaccTTGTGATACTGGGgggaaaatacaaacacacaatatatacaatagcagaatcctatatatatatatatatatatatatatatatatatatatatacacctctgccattgttgtgatgtcaagcttgtaacaatagaagaaccttttgtggtgctatatagaaccaaaaaggttctcatggttctatctatatatatatatatgaaccatatatatatatatatggttcaaacccttgaggaaccaatCAGAATGTCTTTAAATGGTCTGTATCCTCCACTTATGGTGTACACGTAGCATAAACATCAATCACACTGAACTTTGTCCCTTAGAATCAAATTGTTTCTGTTAcagtgcctttaaaactgatatatgtaaatgagctctgttctgaaaCACACCTTGTAACTTCAAtatgagtgggcggggctaaacagctgtagatTGAACATGCAGACAAATGTACATGTgtcgtttttgtgatgtcacagaagcagtaaattcaaaataggcagcTCAGTTTACACATATGGGCTGTATGGAGTTTTGACTGGCATCTACTTATGTCTGTTTTTAGATTTCGGTGACACAGCAATGAAAAACAGGGACGTGTCCAAACTTCTGACTGCGCTCTAGACCTGCTTTAATGTAGATTTGTGCCTCTGTTGGGCGCAGGTTGGGACAACAAGTGTAATCTGCTTCCTGCCCTGTTACTCTGCTGTAGTGATGGCACCGTTGGCGTCGGCATCGCCACGGTGAGCTCAGTGACGTGAGAGTGACGTGGATGTTCTCTCTAGTGGCTCACTGGTGGATCATTAGCGTGAGCTTTGCACTTGAACGAGTACAAAGAGCATGctgaggggagagagggggtggcagagagagagagagagaaagagagaggtgggggggagacaaagagagagagagagagagagagagggagagacatatagagagagagagagaattacaAACCCATTGGACTCCATTGTCTCTGTTTCCTCAAACAGCTGAGCAGATCTGAGGGAGGAGCGCTGAAGCTCCTGCCTGGTGTACTGTAGCCCTTGTGTACAgttgtattttggtttgttgGCTTTTCTTTCTAACTGTTTTACTTTATTGTCAATGTGAATAGAAACTGGAGGTAATGAGCTCGATTGTCGGGTCTGGGATGTAAATTTTGCGTCGTGCAATGTTGTGTGAAATATTAATTATTCAAGCATTACTAAGCCATTTGAAAGACTATGAAGCTGTTAAGCTCCACTCTTCACTGGCGTATGCTGTATTACAGCGCTGTTGTATGCAGTAGGGCCCGACCGATACATCGGTTTATCGGTAACTAGCAACTTTTTGGTTGCCAAAACCAAAGACCCCCAGTATGAGCCCACTGATATTTATATGAACTGGAGAATTTGAGCACCATCATAaataacacatacaaacatgcaGAATGCATCTGATTCCAAGCTTCATCATGAGAATAACGTTataacacaacaaaaaaaattggaatGAAGAGAAAACCAACGTTGAGAAATTATACGTGGTAAAGctgtttaactaaaactacTGTTTGAAGTAATTAAGCATAAAATTTTTAGACCCTTAAAACAGCCATGAAAATGTTATACCCATTGGgcttttaatattaataatacattcaCATCAGCTGGTATTTACTAGTTATTGAAATTTTTAGACTCTTAAAATCACTTTCAACCATGAAATTTTCATATTAGTctctaatattaaaaaatatatcagATAATATTTGTTATTGGAATTTTTAGACGTTACAATCGTTATCGGCCATATCCTATCAGTCGGGCTCTATGTAGACTGttgtctgaccaaagcacctcaagtcattaatattaatgtaaaCACAGCTGAGTGACACTGCCGTCAGTAACGCACACAGCACTTGGGCGAAAAGCATTAAAGAGCTTGTTCACATTTAACGTCCCAGCTTTACTCACTGCGTCAGGCCATAATCCAGACAGCGAGACGGGTTTGTCACACTAAAAACCAGTCCCTGGTGTTTATTTACGTCTTTCAATGCACTTTCTTCCAGCATCTCTCTGCATTACCCTGCAGTTCAAaccagtgtttgtttgtttaatgtaCATATCAAACGTTTTTGTACGGATTTCTTTTACGCTGACTCGCGTGATGTTTATTCAATGGGATGATAAGCGGGAAAGTGTGGAGGGTTTATTTTAAGAAGGTGGTTATAAAGTTGTTTAATATAGTCATTATTTGTACAAAGAATCCAGAATGTTGAAATATAGTCACAAActgtgaaacatgttattattgCCTTTAAATATGCAGTGAATTTGACAAATATATCAagagcctatatatatatatatatattttagattaAGAAAAATGTGAGTAAGCCATTGTACTGAATATGATGCTTTGAGTGCAAAGCTGCTATACTGCCATGCCGTGCctcctctttttcctttttttgtactTATAATAAACATGTATCAAGCTCCAAATTGTATTtgtacaataaaattaaaaataaagttttatttgaTAAGATAAACTGATTACAGCACACACTTTATGACAGAACACAAAGGCTTCACAATCTTTACAGCTTGATATGAACCCTCTCTCCTTCACCTAAAAGCTGGCACAAGCTGaatgcagctgtttaaagggcaattccaccaatttttcaaaattcaccATAATGCAGTTACATTGAGACGTGAGGTTTGATGTGGGctgttttgccttagaacaccccgCATGTAGCATGAAGAGAAATTTTAGGCTGAAATCCTCTCATTTTACTATCATAAAACTGTCTCAGaccatcaggcagtgaattcataaccatttcatgtaggaactttctgtgagggagcatttagagggggacgtctggttcctatcaccaccactgtgaacagttctgactctaggacagagcgtttcacaccaaacaccaAACTTCACtaattttaattatgcagaaattttataGTGGTGGAAGGAACCAGCCGTCACAacgtctacaacacagatagacattttgtttactatccagaaccaccagtaaacctacacgagtcttcagagcttttatatggaatgttgatgatgcgAAAAGGTGAAaaatttaggccaaaacctccttAAAACAATCGCAAACAGCAAATCTGTTActatttcatgtaggaactttctgcgagggagctttcagaggtggccatctggttcctatcaccaccactgtcaaatGCATTTCTCTAGAACGGCTCTAGAACCACACTGaacaactctgtttacatctgaacaagTTAATTCTGCACACATTctaaaaaatcagtggaatttcccttttaaatttaatttatttgtttgtacaTCTCTATTGTTGGTGGaacactgccctctagtggctgTAGGGCTGCGTGGTGTTACTGAAGCCTCAGCAGAAAATTTAATTCTTTACTGTACATTTCAATCAAGAAGACACTGTCCATGTCAGAGACTCCGGTGGAGAAGCTGGCTGAAGAGACGTCTCCTCCAACAGCCGCTGGAGGAACTGAGGAGCAGCTCTTTTATCTAAATGTCCCCAAAGCCTGGTCTGACTTTAGTTTGCTCCAGTCTTTGGCGCTCGGTACTTCGCGGCCACCTTCGCCTCTTCGTCCAGTTGGTCCATGATCCTCTCCTGGGACACGGAGTAGAAGGTGTATCCGTCTGCAGGGAGGCAGTCAAGGCAGATACGAGCTAATGGCTGATGAGATGACCACACAGGTGGGCAATACTGAAgacaaatcaatcaatcaatcaatcaaccctTATTTGAGTGACACAGCTCTCTGACCACCTCCACTCCGCCTGCACctgttttacctgattttttttactattattcttttattttcattattttgtttatttattattcatattcttattttaatgatgattattgtattattttagtcattttacttCATTGTTAGTTTACGTTTTgatcttgtttttattttgatttaacttttacattttaattctatattttttattaatatttcttttttatactTAACTGATTTGAGCCATTTActattattttcatattttaattattattagtcatttgaattcatttttagtttacattttaagttttattttgatttgattagcCTTTACATTTTAgccatgttttaatgttttatatttttgctgtaagtttattattgatttaatttttttttattacctgATTAGATATGTTACACATTATCAAACCCTTGTCCCGTATCAACTCAGCAACATTaatgagggtcaccctcaatgttctccaAGATTAAATAGAGGTtggttgattgactgattgattcaatataaataatattcagtttttgatagtatttttttttatattcgtGTGTtccaacaaatgtaaaaaaatatatattgtatcAAAAACTTCTTAAAGTATCGTGATATTACTTTtgtgccatatcgcccacctctacatCATATTTCATTTGATAAGGagttatatttttattactgagCTGCCAATCCAGTtaaacataattcattttctCTATAATAGAACACAGTGTTTACTAAGAGGGGAAATCAGGGATGGTTGGCACAGCCAGCAGGACCCtttattatgtaatatattAAGTCTGACAGTCAATGTGGGAATAACTTTATTTTTCTAATGTACCTTACTGGAGCATTTTAAAGAGAAATTAagtgttttaatatattttagtcTGTAAAAATATCAAACTGCTTTATTGTGACGTTTCATTTAAAAGACTGACTGAGAacaggttctatacagcacccaagGGATCTTCTATtgtgacaatgtcaagcttgtaacaacagtagaactctttttggtgctatatcgAACCATTTACAAAAGACAAAAGATTCtacatcaatccaaagaaccctttcacatcaaagaaccctttaatcatgccaagggttctatgaatgtttatggttctacatacaacTATCTTTTGTAAGAgcgatgttggaacattgcatcctttttgaaaaagggttctacagggaaccaaaaagggtttgaCAGTGTAAACATTATAGCCCTTTTCACAAGGGTTCTATAACAGcagcatatacaacacattctccactaatctgaagaaccaattcaccacgcaaacggttctttgagcGGTCACTGTTCTATGCCggaccactgtctttactaaagaacccttgaagaaccatcatttttaagatcGCAGGATAAGTGGGTCATGTTAACTCAGGTTCTAGAtcacatcactgttgtcggacAAAAGACTTGTGTCTCCAAAaaggtgactttacaggagaaggaaaaaacctgctttacttttaatggacgtcaatggaaccagacatcttttgaagtctttttgggccatttcttttggttcgtTCATCATGAAACGTATAGACGATGTAAAGAGCACCAGGcactttcaaaatatgtcaaaacctgaaaaatgacaaaaatggagacacaaggttttgttccaacactTACAGATTCATTATCATACCTCAGTAAGTGTCTCGTTTAGTAACGTGAGGAGGAAAAATCACAGCTGGTCACGTGTCAGTGAAAAACACTAACTACAGAACGAAATCAGCTCTACAGGCTGTAACACAGCGCAGTTTTAAACCCACATGACCGGGTttaaattaaagggcccatataatggaaaatacgtccccacttttttttattaatttttgagttggagggattatatttatatatagttgGAGGgggactgtcttgggaacgcctcggtaaCCCTCCGGAAGAgttggaggaggtggcgggggagagggaggcctgggcctctttacttcggctgctgcccccgcgacccggataagcggttgaggatggatggatggatggattttcaAGTTTGGTTTTAATAAGTAGCGTTCACTCCTGGTCCATTCCATGTAGTTCATGTATGGAAACCGATCAACACAGACAGCCCATTCTGAACTACccgtttttgtgatgtcacaaaaataaaCGCTTATATCTGACTATTCAGctgacagcagtttagctccgcccttATAACTTAAGCTGACAAGGAGAGTTTCGGTTACTGCTTTTTAGACGTGCCACCAATCAGagaactcatttacatgcatcagtcttaaaggcgcagtaacaCAAACTACCTGATTCTGTCTAAGGTTGGAAAATGAGATAGAaggaataaaatacaagaaaatgtagggtttgggccctttaaagacACCGTGAGGGTTCAAATTAAAGGAACATTTTCTACACaatgacactgaacacagcacatTTAGCTAAAAGCTACGAAGCTTTGGTAGATCCTTATTGGACTtgcccattccaccttaaaggaTGCAGCTGTAACTacagcactatttaaggtggaacgacgAATTCTAATAGGAaaccaacttcagcttcgtgtgTTATGGTTCGTAATGGTGTGTAAAGGTCTGTGAAGGTGTATAAGGGTGTGTAATGGTCTGTAATAGTGTTGGAGGATACAGATGCCCATCACTACAGCTCCGATGGCGAGCCCAGTTATAATGTTCCTCCCGCGGAGCTTCTGGCTTCTCTTCTTCCACTGAGCGAGCTCGGCTTGGCGGATGAACTGCAGCTGCTCCCGGCTCAGACTCTCCTTCGCCGGGTCGATCCTCTTAGCAAACTCAGACTGACCTGCCGCTTTGCCCTCCTTCTCCGCCATGCTTTCAGCTACGGTGTGCGCTGCGCATGCGCAGTGGAGTTACAGAACAGCGGCTGTGTCTCAAATCGAGCGCTCGTCCCCTAAGTACTGAATTCATGTCCTTTCAAGGTCAACTAGTTTTTGGGGTTTCACGCTGCTCTGAAGACGGTATTTAACATCGTCGGCTTCAATACGAAGAGCCTCTGTTGACCGCCGAGGGCTTTTGTTTTGGAAAATTGTAGCTCTCATACAGCTACAAGGTTATCCGGGCCAGTTTGAGCAGCTTTAAAAGCTGATAGCTTTCCAAACCcacagtttttttatttattttaattattatatagttcagtccatcgcaaggcagacagTGTAATTGAATAAAactataataattattatgttTGTGGCTGTTAATCGCCATGCCACCAAAAATCCTACATTTATTAGTTTAAAAAATTGCTTATTACCTCTATTTTGAGTAAGTGTTTGGTGTAAAAtacttcagatttctttacagtggcggcgataggaaccaggtaaTAACTTCAtgcgagggagcttttagaggtggacgtctggttcctatcaccaccactgtgaacagttctgattcagtaagtttatctagaacgaagcgtttcacaccaaatcgctctgaatgactcttttACGTGTagtttctctttatctgtcCTTTTTTTGACCCCTAAAAACAGCCGAATCACAGTTAGTGTACTACATACTGAGTAATAAGTCGATTTGGGACACAGGCCAGCATTAGTTCGCACTGCGCAGGCGCAGTTGAGGTTTCGTGCTGGCCGTTGGTAGAACAGCAGGCAGTTGGAAATGGAAGTGTTGCCATCTAGCGTCTGATTTGGGTAAAACACGCCACTGTTTTTCttcaaaactgtaaaaaaatctcATAAATATCCCCAAACAGCATTAATTCGCTTTGCAGGCACGCGTTAatgatataattattaatatccTACTGTCTGCACCTACAATGGCGGCACCGTTTTCACCAAGCGGTCAGAGGAGCCTCCGGTTCGGGGAGGCCTCGGTCGACGTTTTATCAGACTTTCTGACAAACCTCGACAACAAAAACAAGCGCAACCTGGAGAGGTTATCAGCTTTCTGTGGGAGGTTTAAAGTTAGAAAAGTGGTTGgtaagtaaaatatatttaaatgtgaaatgtcTACTCAGCTTTTTAGGCAATTCGCCAGCTTCCTAATGGaacttcccgttccaccttaaatagtgcagctgttacattctACCGCCTGAGGCTACAGAGTGTAAGTgcggcaccgtttaaggtggaactggaagttccaaaaagaagctgacttctgCTTCGTAGCTAGCTTtaactaaatgtaatatattcaGCTTCAGTTCCTATTATTTTAAACCTAAAATCACCaagtctttattattattactattattattattgtctttattattatcactgtcttgtgttgtgtgactgctactggctgctaaatgtCCTCAGGATCAATgaagtatccatccatccatctacctacctacctacctgtctgtctatccacccacccacccatctatcatccatccacccatccattcaCCTACCTACCTTCCGACCTACCTACCAACCTATCTATCCACCCACCCAtctatcatccatccatccaaccacccacccacccatctaTCATCCACAGAcccacctatctatctatctatctatctatctatctatctatctatctatctatctatccatctatctatctatctatctatcctaaATTTAttggtattttattttttccttttgtgtgggtttctttataaaaaatgtttaatttttaccTCTTGCTTTCCACCCTCTCTTAGAATTAGAATGGTACCACATACAAAATGCTGTacctgaaacattccttataataTCATCATAAACGGGTGGAGCTGaatctgtgacatcacaaaaacggAGCATTCTAAATAGGCTTTCTTTGCAGCCTAGGTTTCATTCATGGACTATATGGACTAGGAGtgaacatttcttttttaaaaagtgaggaaTTGTTCTATTATACCCCTTTAAAATATCTGTTATGATGTCTAATATCTTTTCTACTATCACTACTTGCAGAACATACATTTCTTATCTGTGAGCAGTTGGAACTGGACCCTTTAGTTGGTTATCATGCCATTGAAATACTGGACAGGCAAGTTACAGAACTGATTGAAGGGATatcccaccaatttttcaaaatcctTGCttgattaaatgtttaagatgtaaacagagtcgttcagagcggtttgatgtgacaCTCTCTGTTcaagataaacttaccgagtcagaactgttacagtggtggggataggaaccagacgtccccctctaaaagctccctcacagaaagaagttccttcctatcaccaccactgtgatgaagtcactctgtttacatttaatgATTGAGTTGTGGAAAATTGGTGTAATTGGCCTGTAAGTGTAGCTGAACTTCACGGACGTTATCTGTAAGCACTGTCAATCAAACAGTTCTTTCCTGTTCCAGGTTTATGGTGAAGCATATTGAGAATTTGTTCTCCATCCAGAAGAGCAGGACAAGTGACGGCGCCTCCTGTGGAGCCAAAGAAAGCTATGAAGATCTGATCTTCAAGAATCTGGGTGACAAATTCCGAATCTTCCTCCTTTCGAGTGTTCAGATAGCCAGCAAACTGGCCTTACACTCCAAGGTAAGGGACTGAGGGGTGATCTGGATGAAAATGAACA
This portion of the Pygocentrus nattereri isolate fPygNat1 chromosome 13, fPygNat1.pri, whole genome shotgun sequence genome encodes:
- the LOC108425984 gene encoding cytochrome c oxidase assembly factor 3 homolog, mitochondrial, with amino-acid sequence MAEKEGKAAGQSEFAKRIDPAKESLSREQLQFIRQAELAQWKKRSQKLRGRNIITGLAIGAVVMGIYGYTFYSVSQERIMDQLDEEAKVAAKYRAPKTGAN
- the cntd1 gene encoding cyclin N-terminal domain-containing protein 1 isoform X2, with the translated sequence MAAPFSPSGQRSLRFGEASVDVLSDFLTNLDNKNKRNLERLSAFCGRFKVRKVVEHTFLICEQLELDPLVGYHAIEILDRFMVKHIENLFSIQKSRTSDGASCGAKESYEDLIFKNLGDKFRIFLLSSVQIASKLALHSKAVNNNSASQYLQSLGSSCPKETLLESELLILKTLDFQLNVPNPLLYVETLLDVLGHNDPTTPVAQLHHLCKYVLLFIYLQREPVYRSLLVAATGRLSPSPEQRWWRSSL